Proteins from a single region of Fibrobacter sp. UWH6:
- a CDS encoding YgiQ family radical SAM protein, translating into MYDPRFLPICKEDLDELGWDYVDVIVISADCYVDHPSFGHAVVARLFEHEGLRVAILPQPNWRDDLRDFKKLGKPRLFFAISSGMDSMVNHYTAGKRLRHDDAFTAGNKAGFRPDYATYTYAKIVKMLYPDVPLLIGGLESSLRRVTHYDYWSDRLKPSILAETEADILVYGMGEKPLKEIVRLLKKGVPFSSLKNIPQTAVLVNKGELPTPGKHKELGTTWEDLRLPSHEECVASKKTQIQSYNKVDIECNKMFQRRVLQDVGDKTVVINPAYPPMEYGELDESFEYPYARAPHPRYKKRGDVPAFEMIKYSINTHRGCFGGCSFCAINAQQGKFIASRSRESILREVEIVTQMEGFAGTITDLGGPSANMYKMRGKDRSRCSKCARPSCCTPNICDNMNTSHRELIDLYREVRNHPKVKHLFIGSGVRYDLLLQENCDEKIKKEHEEYARDLIDYHVSGRLKVAPEHTVEAVLKLIRKPSFTLFHKFKEFFDEECKRIGKKQQLIPYFISSHPGCTEADMAELALETKQLGFQLEQVQDFTPTPMTIATEMFYAEMKPDGTPLYVAKTPEQKKSQKQFFFWYIPENRPQIRATLERLKLGKIGRLLLSRTAIAEGKSFSPSKEREENPEFREKDLQKRAERSSLSIVPQKSGEKGRWENSARRERRQAEFGDKTWTPKHERREGRRDDYRPDDRRDNGSRNKFGQQRSNTNNPPRRRDDSPVHFTSKRRFGR; encoded by the coding sequence ATGTACGATCCTCGATTTTTACCTATCTGCAAAGAAGACCTGGACGAACTTGGCTGGGATTATGTTGACGTCATCGTGATAAGCGCTGACTGTTATGTGGATCATCCTAGCTTTGGCCACGCCGTGGTGGCAAGGCTTTTTGAGCACGAGGGTTTGAGGGTCGCTATTTTGCCGCAGCCTAACTGGCGCGACGACCTTCGCGATTTCAAGAAGTTGGGTAAGCCCCGTCTGTTCTTCGCCATCAGTAGCGGCATGGACAGTATGGTGAACCATTACACGGCTGGTAAGCGCCTCCGTCATGACGACGCCTTTACCGCTGGCAACAAGGCCGGTTTCCGTCCGGATTACGCCACCTACACTTACGCGAAGATTGTGAAGATGCTTTACCCCGATGTGCCACTTCTGATTGGCGGTCTGGAAAGCAGCCTTCGTCGCGTCACCCATTACGATTACTGGAGCGATAGACTGAAGCCCAGCATTTTGGCTGAAACGGAAGCCGATATTCTGGTGTACGGCATGGGCGAAAAACCCCTGAAGGAAATCGTAAGACTTTTGAAGAAGGGCGTTCCCTTCAGCAGCCTGAAGAATATTCCCCAGACGGCGGTTCTTGTGAACAAGGGCGAATTGCCCACACCAGGCAAGCACAAGGAACTGGGAACCACCTGGGAAGACCTGCGCCTGCCAAGCCACGAAGAATGTGTAGCCAGCAAGAAAACGCAAATCCAGAGCTACAACAAGGTGGACATCGAATGCAACAAGATGTTCCAACGCCGTGTTTTGCAAGACGTTGGCGACAAGACCGTTGTCATTAACCCCGCCTACCCGCCCATGGAATACGGCGAACTGGATGAAAGTTTTGAATACCCCTATGCACGAGCCCCCCACCCCCGCTACAAGAAGCGCGGTGACGTTCCTGCATTCGAGATGATCAAGTACAGCATCAACACCCACCGCGGCTGTTTTGGCGGATGTAGTTTCTGCGCCATTAACGCACAGCAAGGCAAGTTTATTGCCAGCCGTAGCCGCGAGAGCATTTTGCGGGAAGTAGAAATCGTTACCCAGATGGAAGGCTTTGCAGGTACCATTACGGACCTGGGCGGTCCCAGCGCCAACATGTACAAGATGCGGGGCAAGGATCGTAGCCGCTGTTCAAAGTGTGCGCGCCCCAGTTGCTGTACCCCCAATATTTGCGACAACATGAATACAAGTCATCGGGAACTGATCGACTTGTACCGCGAAGTCCGCAACCACCCCAAGGTAAAGCACCTGTTCATTGGCAGCGGTGTTCGTTACGACTTGCTCTTGCAGGAAAACTGCGATGAAAAGATCAAGAAGGAACACGAGGAATACGCTCGTGACCTAATCGACTACCACGTCAGTGGCCGCTTGAAAGTGGCACCGGAACATACGGTGGAAGCGGTTCTGAAATTGATTCGCAAGCCTAGCTTTACGCTGTTCCACAAGTTCAAGGAATTCTTTGACGAGGAATGCAAGCGCATCGGCAAGAAACAGCAACTGATTCCTTACTTTATCAGTAGTCATCCAGGCTGTACCGAAGCCGACATGGCGGAGCTGGCCTTGGAAACAAAGCAATTGGGATTCCAGTTGGAGCAGGTCCAGGACTTTACGCCGACGCCCATGACCATCGCCACGGAAATGTTCTATGCCGAAATGAAACCGGATGGAACGCCCCTGTATGTGGCAAAAACTCCGGAACAGAAAAAGAGTCAGAAGCAGTTCTTCTTCTGGTACATTCCTGAGAACCGCCCGCAGATCCGCGCCACCTTGGAACGCCTCAAACTGGGCAAAATCGGACGTCTCCTTTTAAGCCGCACGGCTATCGCCGAAGGTAAGAGCTTCAGCCCCAGCAAGGAACGTGAAGAAAATCCGGAATTCCGCGAAAAGGATTTGCAGAAGCGAGCCGAACGCAGCAGCCTTTCCATCGTCCCGCAAAAGTCTGGCGAGAAGGGCCGCTGGGAAAACTCCGCCCGCCGCGAACGCAGACAGGCCGAATTTGGAGACAAGACCTGGACTCCAAAACACGAACGCCGTGAGGGTCGACGGGACGATTACCGTCCTGATGATCGTCGCGACAATGGCTCCCGCAATAAGTTCGGTCAGCAAAGAAGCAACACGAACAATCCCCCCCGTAGAAGAGACGATAGCCCCGTCCACTTCACGTCAAAACGAAGATTCGGTAGATGA
- a CDS encoding 50S ribosomal protein L11 methyltransferase — MQKIDTWYKAQGYCPVEEYEIASYLLFEAGVATLEELDPVEDGRTDFCFYTGDKEERDRIVAEFPQYHFEVTEEEAKDWDKWWRDRAQPVSVSPHLVVRPPWVEYTPEDPQTVVLELEAKTAFGTGEHDTTSSCAHLMEEIDFNGKTVLDIGTGTGILAMFARRKGAKLAVGTEIDPLTIPCITENFERNGFDHSECVLGFLDSFKDGVKFDVLLCNMIRSELWPMRDDMEDLLAPGGQIIISGQLLTEKDYILKWFEEAGFTVQKERISGEWWSVLARS; from the coding sequence ATGCAGAAAATTGATACTTGGTATAAGGCACAGGGCTACTGCCCGGTAGAAGAATATGAAATCGCAAGCTACCTGCTTTTTGAAGCCGGTGTTGCTACTCTCGAAGAATTGGATCCGGTGGAAGATGGTCGTACCGACTTCTGCTTCTATACCGGCGATAAGGAAGAACGCGACCGTATTGTGGCCGAGTTCCCCCAGTATCATTTTGAAGTCACCGAAGAAGAAGCCAAGGATTGGGACAAGTGGTGGCGTGACCGTGCCCAGCCTGTTTCCGTGAGCCCCCATCTGGTGGTGCGTCCGCCTTGGGTTGAATATACTCCCGAAGATCCGCAGACCGTTGTTCTGGAACTTGAGGCGAAGACCGCCTTCGGTACCGGCGAACACGATACCACCAGCAGCTGCGCCCATCTGATGGAAGAAATCGATTTCAACGGAAAGACCGTTCTGGACATCGGTACGGGTACTGGCATCCTGGCTATGTTCGCCCGCCGCAAGGGTGCAAAGCTTGCCGTAGGAACCGAAATCGATCCGCTGACTATTCCCTGCATTACCGAAAATTTTGAACGTAACGGTTTTGATCACAGCGAATGCGTGCTGGGCTTTTTGGATTCCTTCAAGGATGGCGTAAAGTTCGACGTGCTGCTCTGCAACATGATCCGCAGCGAACTGTGGCCCATGCGCGACGACATGGAAGACCTGCTAGCTCCCGGTGGCCAGATCATCATTTCCGGCCAGCTCCTGACCGAAAAGGACTACATCCTGAAATGGTTTGAAGAAGCCGGCTTCACCGTCCAGAAGGAAAGAATTTCTGGTGAGTGGTGGAGCGTGCTTGCACGCTCCTGA
- a CDS encoding substrate-binding domain-containing protein: protein MMKMFGALFVTFVCATLMGCGSHEHKYVIGISQCSLTDWRYQLKDELVLASYFNEDVEIRMAFANDDDVQQSRQIDSLLDTGLDILIVSPNQVKGLSGSMKRAQDMKVPVILYDRKMNDVEFAAFMGADNYAIGNMMGEFAAAQLKGKGNIAEIGGLKGSSPAKERHQGFADAIKKYPDLKIVGYAEGDWKEESGAKAMEEILKYYDGPIDLVFGDNDRMALGARKVLSSREQSDGLKKEILYLGVDALPISDGGMENVRDGLLTASGIYPTCGDELIDLALKILRGEPYEKNNVLETSIVTKENANVLLLQYREVQKRAGYIAKMHNLVGKIKDESETRAMLSIAMCLFTGVVFVFLILIIHANRVKDCLNEELRQKNDELIRKNEELDAEKARVELQRDQLEEQRDQLLDATTQTLTENQPAEPEKSAEIPQKNEFMEKFLSCVDEKLDSPTLSVEDISQEMCVSRVQLYRKVKSLAQKSPVEIIRERRLQRASELLQDSSLSISEVAYRVGFSAPSYFTKCYKEFFGKNPRS from the coding sequence ATGATGAAAATGTTTGGGGCGTTATTTGTTACGTTTGTGTGCGCGACCCTTATGGGCTGTGGCAGTCACGAACACAAGTATGTGATTGGAATTTCTCAGTGTTCGCTAACGGATTGGCGTTACCAGCTAAAAGATGAGCTGGTGCTAGCATCCTATTTTAATGAGGATGTGGAAATCCGTATGGCCTTTGCCAACGATGATGATGTACAGCAGAGCCGTCAGATTGATTCTCTTTTGGATACAGGATTGGATATCCTGATTGTTTCGCCTAATCAGGTGAAGGGCCTTTCTGGAAGCATGAAGCGGGCCCAGGACATGAAGGTGCCTGTGATCCTTTATGACCGCAAGATGAATGACGTGGAATTCGCGGCGTTCATGGGCGCAGACAATTACGCCATCGGAAACATGATGGGGGAGTTTGCGGCGGCTCAGCTGAAGGGTAAGGGAAACATTGCCGAAATCGGTGGCCTCAAGGGATCCTCGCCGGCTAAGGAACGCCATCAGGGTTTTGCGGATGCCATCAAAAAATATCCGGATCTGAAAATTGTGGGTTACGCCGAGGGCGACTGGAAGGAAGAATCCGGTGCCAAGGCCATGGAGGAAATCCTCAAGTATTATGATGGCCCCATCGACCTGGTTTTTGGAGATAACGACCGTATGGCCCTGGGGGCTCGCAAGGTGCTTTCGTCCCGCGAGCAGTCGGACGGTCTGAAAAAAGAAATTCTGTATCTGGGTGTGGATGCCCTGCCTATTTCCGATGGCGGTATGGAAAATGTCCGTGATGGTCTGCTGACTGCTTCTGGCATTTACCCCACCTGTGGTGATGAGCTGATTGACCTTGCCCTGAAGATTCTTCGTGGGGAGCCTTATGAAAAGAACAATGTGCTGGAAACCAGCATTGTTACCAAGGAAAATGCCAATGTTTTGCTGCTTCAATACCGCGAAGTCCAAAAAAGGGCGGGCTATATCGCCAAGATGCACAATCTGGTTGGTAAAATCAAGGATGAATCGGAAACTCGAGCCATGCTTAGCATTGCCATGTGCCTTTTCACTGGCGTTGTTTTCGTTTTCTTGATCCTGATTATTCATGCAAATCGTGTAAAAGACTGCCTGAATGAGGAACTTCGTCAGAAAAATGACGAACTGATCCGCAAAAATGAGGAACTTGATGCTGAAAAGGCCCGTGTGGAACTGCAAAGGGACCAACTTGAGGAACAAAGAGACCAACTTTTGGACGCTACGACCCAAACTTTGACTGAAAATCAGCCGGCTGAACCGGAAAAGTCCGCAGAAATCCCTCAAAAGAACGAATTTATGGAGAAATTCCTGTCCTGTGTGGATGAAAAGCTGGACAGCCCCACTCTTTCCGTAGAGGATATTAGCCAGGAAATGTGCGTTTCTCGCGTGCAGCTGTACCGCAAGGTGAAAAGTCTGGCCCAGAAGTCCCCTGTGGAGATTATCCGCGAGCGTCGTCTGCAACGGGCCAGTGAGCTTTTGCAGGATTCGAGCCTCAGTATTTCCGAGGTGGCTTACCGCGTCGGGTTCTCCGCTCCCTCCTATTTTACCAAGTGCTACAAGGAATTTTTCGGTAAAAATCCCCGTTCCTAG
- a CDS encoding sugar porter family MFS transporter → MENRKTSNLKHVVLVTLSAAIGGFLFGFDSSVINGANGALKAHFNATDVQLAWAVSLALIGAAVGAYFAGRLADSFGRVRCMLAAAALFLVSAIGSGVPFGIPDFIMWRVIGGVGIGVASIIAPIYIAETAPAHLRGRLGSMQQFAIVIGIFVALLSNYLIVVKAGSACADFIGGCKAWQIMFWVEVIPAALYGLAALRLPESPRYLVSKGRLDEAKEVLAKIDSEGVDAEINQIHETFKNEKPAKLSDLFEKIGGKKRIAPIVWAGLGLAVLQQLVGINVIFYYGTMLWQSVGFGESDAFLTSLVSSGINLTMTIAAILLIDKIGRKPLLLIGSIGMAVTLGTLALCFICGADASGSLVGASGVIALIAANLYVTFFAATWGPVMWVMLGEMFNNRIRAVAISVCGLAQWGANFVVSWSFPVLTGKNGIGVGPTYVLYTLFATISIFFVAKFITETKGKTLESM, encoded by the coding sequence ATGGAAAACAGAAAGACATCCAATCTCAAGCACGTTGTGCTGGTTACCCTGTCCGCTGCAATTGGCGGCTTCCTCTTTGGCTTCGACTCCTCCGTGATTAACGGTGCAAACGGGGCCCTCAAGGCACACTTTAATGCTACCGACGTCCAGTTGGCTTGGGCTGTGTCCCTGGCTTTGATCGGTGCCGCAGTGGGTGCCTATTTTGCAGGTCGCCTGGCTGATTCCTTTGGCCGTGTCCGTTGCATGCTGGCTGCTGCCGCCCTCTTCCTGGTCAGTGCCATCGGTTCTGGCGTTCCTTTTGGAATTCCTGACTTTATTATGTGGCGTGTGATTGGCGGTGTGGGCATCGGCGTTGCAAGTATCATCGCTCCCATCTACATTGCAGAAACTGCTCCCGCACATCTTCGCGGTCGTCTGGGATCCATGCAGCAGTTCGCTATCGTGATCGGTATCTTTGTGGCTCTGCTTTCCAACTATCTTATCGTGGTGAAGGCTGGTTCTGCATGTGCTGACTTTATCGGCGGCTGTAAGGCTTGGCAGATCATGTTCTGGGTGGAAGTTATTCCTGCAGCTCTTTATGGTCTCGCAGCCCTCCGTCTTCCGGAATCTCCCCGCTACCTGGTAAGCAAGGGTCGTCTGGACGAAGCCAAGGAAGTTCTGGCCAAGATTGACTCTGAAGGCGTGGATGCAGAAATCAACCAGATTCACGAAACTTTCAAGAACGAAAAGCCTGCAAAGCTCAGCGACCTTTTCGAAAAGATTGGCGGCAAGAAGCGCATCGCTCCCATCGTTTGGGCAGGTCTCGGTCTTGCAGTGCTCCAGCAGTTGGTCGGTATTAACGTCATCTTCTACTACGGCACTATGCTTTGGCAGAGCGTTGGTTTCGGTGAAAGCGACGCCTTCCTCACCAGCCTTGTTTCCAGCGGCATCAACCTGACCATGACTATTGCAGCAATCCTCCTGATTGACAAGATTGGCCGTAAGCCGCTCCTCCTCATCGGTTCTATCGGCATGGCTGTTACTCTCGGCACTCTCGCCCTCTGCTTCATCTGCGGTGCAGACGCTAGCGGCAGCCTGGTCGGTGCAAGCGGCGTTATCGCCCTCATCGCAGCAAACCTCTATGTGACCTTCTTCGCTGCCACTTGGGGCCCGGTCATGTGGGTGATGCTTGGCGAAATGTTCAACAACCGCATCCGTGCCGTGGCAATCTCCGTGTGCGGCTTGGCTCAGTGGGGCGCAAACTTTGTGGTCAGCTGGTCCTTCCCGGTTCTCACCGGCAAGAATGGAATTGGCGTTGGCCCCACCTATGTGCTCTACACTCTCTTCGCCACCATCAGCATCTTCTTTGTCGCAAAGTTCATTACTGAAACCAAGGGCAAGACCTTGGAAAGCATGTAA
- a CDS encoding ATP-binding protein: MTVNTNSNISSTKYFNNIHSKLEKGGEIKRPDPVVFSSLKILEYWIRILQQNPECINTSVAIRLMDESHTMKFTEDVVKMFIPLLKKKGSKAKNSRKKSDAEALKALLNSDADDDDDDDGFRTDICSGTFLRAIKRFVDEDKPDCHVKAVNNLLKVISNTDSDDMHPTLFQELQRTIGEHFTNYAMSTIKKGVKKNDSSFVRVQKVKDTYRLNDDELEMLLYLWLRDSPDLEIQESERSILRHRRFRDNDNNVNSLMNIARATGFSTERITELLGKNSALSRLNLLSDNLDLPNEVCKYLSGYSDGAQMKAFSAAEPATVSFEQLQGKNPDARLLLTMLKNHDRKSPLNVLLYGVPGTGKTELAKALAAELKVPLWEVSIDVDDEEIGGRRLDSRNNNLLQYRLRAVTLADWHCEKNPGIILVDEADMVLNFGEKGSLNHFFETLHTPVIWISNKTGLVEDSTRRRFDFSMAFKPLAKDERLSVLNSVLKAQEAESLLTDEEKLKLVVEYPAMAGGLTLAVQRTKSLIDCGATGAADSYKTVARILKAHTQLMGIRNGNLKDVESHAPNYSLEGLNIEGSTQEIMEVVHNYDQVWNTLEEDDAPNSLNILLYGPPGTGKTEFVRYMARALGRNLIIKRASDLLGMFVGQTEAQIAAAFEEANRTKSILFFDEADSLLNDRAGAFQNHEVSKVNELLTQMENFKGIFVAATNFEKHLDPASSRRFALKLGFDYLKPAGVRHIWNVFFPDTVCPDSVAQIPMLTPGDFNAVNGRLRYFPTSSKTPDRIEAELRKELRCKDDKAGRTMGF, encoded by the coding sequence ATGACAGTCAACACAAACAGCAACATCAGCAGCACCAAGTACTTCAACAACATCCATTCCAAGCTGGAAAAGGGCGGCGAAATCAAGCGCCCGGATCCGGTAGTCTTTTCATCACTGAAAATTCTGGAGTACTGGATTCGAATTCTGCAGCAGAATCCCGAATGCATCAACACGTCCGTGGCCATCCGCCTCATGGACGAATCCCACACCATGAAGTTCACGGAAGACGTGGTCAAGATGTTCATCCCGTTGCTCAAGAAGAAGGGATCCAAGGCAAAGAATTCCAGGAAGAAATCCGATGCCGAAGCACTCAAGGCCCTGCTCAATTCAGACGCAGATGACGACGATGACGATGACGGTTTCCGAACCGACATTTGCAGCGGAACATTCCTCCGCGCCATCAAGCGATTCGTCGATGAAGACAAGCCCGATTGTCATGTCAAGGCGGTAAACAACTTGCTGAAGGTCATCAGCAATACGGATTCCGACGACATGCATCCTACCCTTTTCCAGGAACTGCAGCGTACCATCGGCGAACATTTCACCAATTATGCCATGAGCACTATCAAGAAGGGCGTCAAGAAGAACGATTCCTCTTTTGTAAGGGTCCAGAAAGTCAAGGATACTTATCGCCTTAACGACGATGAGTTGGAAATGCTTTTGTACCTCTGGCTCCGCGACAGCCCGGATCTTGAAATCCAGGAATCGGAACGTTCCATTTTGCGTCACCGCCGTTTCCGCGACAACGACAACAATGTGAATAGCCTCATGAACATCGCCCGCGCCACCGGTTTCTCGACGGAGCGCATCACGGAACTTCTGGGAAAGAACAGCGCCCTGAGCCGATTGAATTTGCTGAGCGACAACCTGGATTTGCCCAACGAAGTTTGCAAGTATCTGAGCGGCTACAGCGATGGTGCCCAGATGAAGGCATTCTCTGCAGCAGAACCGGCCACCGTCAGCTTTGAACAGCTCCAGGGCAAAAACCCCGATGCCCGCCTGCTGTTGACCATGCTCAAGAACCATGACCGAAAAAGCCCGCTGAACGTCTTGCTGTACGGTGTTCCCGGCACCGGCAAGACAGAGCTTGCAAAGGCTTTAGCCGCCGAGCTCAAGGTCCCCCTTTGGGAAGTGAGCATCGACGTGGATGATGAAGAAATCGGCGGACGCCGTCTGGATTCCCGCAACAACAATCTTCTGCAGTACCGCCTTCGTGCCGTCACCCTGGCCGACTGGCATTGCGAAAAGAATCCTGGAATTATCCTGGTAGACGAAGCGGACATGGTGCTGAATTTTGGCGAAAAAGGTTCACTGAATCACTTCTTTGAAACATTGCACACACCCGTCATCTGGATTTCCAACAAGACGGGATTGGTAGAAGACAGCACCCGCCGACGCTTCGACTTTTCCATGGCATTCAAGCCTTTGGCAAAAGATGAACGTCTGAGCGTCTTGAATTCCGTTTTGAAAGCCCAGGAAGCAGAAAGCCTGCTCACCGACGAAGAAAAGCTGAAACTTGTGGTGGAATATCCTGCCATGGCTGGCGGCCTCACCTTGGCCGTACAGCGCACCAAGAGTCTTATAGACTGCGGAGCCACCGGTGCTGCAGACAGCTACAAGACGGTCGCCAGAATTCTCAAGGCACATACACAGCTCATGGGAATCCGCAATGGAAACTTGAAGGACGTCGAAAGCCATGCTCCCAACTACTCCCTGGAAGGTCTGAACATCGAAGGTTCCACTCAAGAAATTATGGAAGTGGTTCACAACTACGATCAGGTCTGGAACACCTTGGAAGAAGATGACGCGCCCAACTCCCTGAACATCCTGCTTTACGGTCCTCCGGGAACCGGCAAGACAGAATTCGTTCGCTACATGGCCCGCGCCCTCGGCCGCAACCTGATTATCAAGCGCGCCAGCGACCTGCTTGGAATGTTTGTAGGCCAGACCGAAGCCCAAATTGCCGCCGCCTTCGAGGAAGCCAATCGCACCAAGTCCATTCTGTTCTTCGATGAAGCAGACAGCCTGCTGAATGACCGTGCCGGAGCATTCCAGAACCACGAAGTCAGCAAGGTCAACGAACTGCTGACCCAGATGGAAAACTTCAAGGGAATCTTTGTGGCGGCCACCAACTTCGAAAAGCATCTGGACCCGGCAAGTTCCCGCCGTTTCGCCCTGAAGCTGGGTTTTGATTACCTGAAGCCCGCCGGTGTACGTCACATCTGGAACGTCTTCTTCCCGGATACCGTCTGCCCCGATTCCGTGGCACAGATTCCCATGCTCACCCCCGGCGACTTCAACGCCGTCAACGGACGCCTTCGCTACTTCCCCACAAGCAGCAAGACTCCCGACCGCATCGAAGCCGAACTCCGCAAGGAATTGCGCTGCAAGGACGACAAGGCCGGCAGAACCATGGGGTTCTAA
- a CDS encoding Fic family protein — protein sequence MLYIHQYPDWTNFRYNHQSVADALGQTRFLEGKLVGTADLVSSSEEETSILAQDIAANFSLDGYVLDAEQIKQEIAKRNGAVDAVRNILGALQNANSPLTEDRLFAWHAAIGQNKVRKFRSKESSIRFQDGDKNRTFVGVSPDRIPHEMERFLNWFETASVDGAIKAAIAQFWFLTIRPFDDGNGRIARTLSAMLLARSEETARCQYPLNKLFAEHRDEYRRILSQAQAGNGDLTEWILFFLKNLRDSIERRLTELAPALKNMQVRLKFSQMDFTPRERRLLEAALSGALSVPFSVKEAAALTDVSHDSSLRDIQSLIEKGVFKAEKKGGRSQRYSLF from the coding sequence ATGCTTTACATCCACCAATATCCCGACTGGACTAACTTCCGTTACAACCACCAAAGTGTTGCCGACGCTCTGGGCCAGACCCGATTTTTGGAGGGTAAGCTGGTCGGTACCGCAGACCTGGTGAGTTCATCAGAAGAAGAAACGTCCATTCTTGCGCAGGATATTGCCGCCAACTTTTCACTGGATGGATACGTCCTCGACGCAGAACAGATAAAGCAGGAAATCGCAAAGAGAAATGGCGCCGTAGACGCCGTCCGAAATATTCTGGGCGCGCTGCAGAACGCAAACTCGCCTCTTACAGAAGACCGCCTTTTCGCATGGCATGCCGCCATCGGACAAAACAAGGTCCGCAAATTCCGCAGCAAGGAAAGTTCGATCCGCTTTCAGGACGGCGATAAGAACCGCACTTTCGTCGGCGTGAGTCCAGACCGTATCCCCCACGAAATGGAACGTTTTCTGAACTGGTTCGAGACCGCCTCTGTAGACGGAGCCATCAAGGCAGCCATTGCCCAGTTCTGGTTCTTGACCATTCGACCTTTTGACGACGGCAACGGACGAATCGCCCGCACCCTCAGCGCCATGCTGCTGGCCCGCAGCGAAGAAACCGCCCGATGCCAATACCCGCTGAACAAACTTTTCGCAGAACACCGCGACGAATACAGGCGCATTCTATCCCAAGCCCAGGCAGGCAACGGCGACCTTACGGAATGGATTCTATTCTTCCTTAAAAACTTGCGCGACTCCATTGAAAGACGTCTGACAGAACTTGCGCCAGCATTAAAGAATATGCAGGTCCGTCTGAAGTTCAGCCAGATGGACTTCACCCCCCGTGAAAGGCGTTTACTTGAAGCAGCCCTTTCAGGCGCATTGAGCGTTCCTTTTTCAGTCAAGGAAGCCGCAGCCCTTACAGATGTAAGCCACGACTCCTCTTTGCGAGACATTCAGTCCCTAATAGAAAAAGGCGTTTTCAAGGCCGAAAAGAAGGGCGGACGTAGCCAGCGCTATTCCCTTTTTTAA
- a CDS encoding opacity family porin, with translation MSKKIIVSTLLGASLSFATWGYFPLQESDKGLQVKASFNLGTGDNPIAFGLGARYVLGSSFEISLMDIGFVSGDKIPLDLESYGDNELPTNSGLMNPVLGVRYQFTRKFGAFVDLAIPFDSQEFAPGYIYLGIQKAFTLNRHFAWGNEVGYKSFFAVSSETYYGDTEDVTRGSQVLVATELDFNKNPNFIWFVGGKVSWNISETNGEARIDGTHNLGEEGDTGIDVFAGASYKINPNLAIEEEFSMTLLGSGEFDKSGLNFKTSAKYAF, from the coding sequence ATGTCTAAAAAGATCATCGTTTCTACACTCCTCGGTGCAAGCCTGTCCTTTGCCACATGGGGATACTTCCCTCTGCAGGAATCAGATAAGGGCCTTCAGGTAAAGGCAAGTTTTAACCTCGGCACAGGTGATAACCCCATCGCATTCGGATTGGGAGCAAGGTATGTTCTTGGATCCTCTTTCGAAATTTCCCTGATGGATATCGGTTTTGTCTCCGGGGATAAAATTCCCCTGGATCTTGAGAGTTATGGCGACAACGAACTTCCCACCAACTCCGGATTAATGAATCCCGTCTTGGGCGTCCGTTACCAGTTTACAAGAAAGTTCGGGGCCTTTGTCGACCTGGCCATTCCCTTTGACTCCCAGGAATTCGCTCCCGGTTACATCTACTTGGGCATTCAAAAAGCCTTTACCCTGAACAGGCATTTTGCATGGGGAAATGAAGTCGGTTACAAAAGCTTTTTCGCAGTCAGCAGCGAGACTTACTACGGCGACACAGAAGATGTCACAAGGGGATCTCAAGTTTTGGTGGCCACAGAGCTGGACTTCAACAAGAATCCTAATTTCATCTGGTTCGTAGGCGGCAAGGTCTCTTGGAACATTTCCGAAACCAATGGCGAAGCTAGAATTGACGGCACCCACAATCTCGGTGAAGAGGGAGATACGGGTATCGACGTCTTCGCAGGTGCGAGCTACAAAATCAACCCAAACCTCGCCATCGAAGAAGAATTTTCCATGACACTCCTAGGAAGTGGAGAATTCGACAAGTCCGGCTTGAACTTTAAAACTAGCGCAAAATACGCTTTTTAG